The genomic interval ccacagcccaatgatGGGGGATTTATAACCTACCTGGAAGTGGGCATAGGGGATGGCAAACTTAAGCCCATGTCCAGCTACTTCAGAGCACCCTGTCTTATTGGTCAGTGCTGAAGCCAGCTAGAGCACCCACTACTTCACACTCGACTCGACTGCTACTCGACTCTAAGCAATATCATTGGTATGCAGGTCCCGAAGCCAGTTGACCACAATGTCCAGAACCCTGCAGAGGCCTGTGTGGAAGCCCTGGGAGCCATGAAGCAGGTCTCCTACAAGACGGAGATTATTGGAGGAGTGCCCATCATCACCCCTACACAGGTCAGTTCATTTCTGTCCTTAGATGATGTCATCTGCTACCTGAATTGAATCCATTTCAGTGACAATGTAGGTGGGATGTAAAGGGTGGGCTTTCTTGCTTCTTGCTCTTGTAACAATCCTGCTTACTGCACTTTTAACTAAGCTTTAACTGGCAGGAGAAGGGTGAAGGGCAGAACGGGGCAGAGCGGGGTGCTCTGAGGAAACCCCAAGGACAGCTGCCGTACTACCTGAGCCGGGCCAATCAGGACCAGTCCATGGTCAAGGCCGGATTCTGCGTCAAACAGGGTGCAGTGGTGAGTCTTATGTGCTCTATATATGCTCCTAGATATTACTTATTTTATTAGCATATTGTAATgtattattgtttaaataacATTGTAACTACAATATAATTTTCATTGCCTGGATGTAGATGAGGAACTGGAAGAGGAGATACTTTATGCTGGATGATAATTCTATCAGTTATTTCAAGTCTGACTTGGTGAGTGTTTTGTCCCTTACTTTATCCCTCTTTTCTTGTCATCTGTTTTCTATACACAAGACCCCCAGCTCTGATAAGTGTTAAGTCTATCGGCGGATTGCTGGAGCTGCAAAAAATGGACCTGACCTCGCTAATGTTAAGGTGTCTGAATACtaccaaatcctcacaacatTCCAGCATTCAGTGTAAAGATTTTCCAAAAGATTAGAGTATGTGAAGAAAATACCTTGCATTCCTTTCCTAAaataattccaccttaaattgcaCAGCAGTTACACAGGGcagtgtgcgagtgtgtgtgcgccGTCGGTGGGTTGTTCCAACTTGTCAAAATAAATGTTGTAAATTCCTTCCCTCGGGTGACGTGTTGAAAGTCAGCAGCTTGCCAGAGCATGTGTGTCTACAAGGTtttactcacattgtggggaccaaacaACCTTACACTCACACTATGCCCTGAagcaagtccccacaatgtaaaatCACTAGATTTGAAGTTGAAGACATGGTTCAAGATTTAGGTTTATGTTTCATAAAGATTTAGGATGCCATACCCATAGTGTGTTTtatgtccccacaatgcatcAAAACACACATGACTGGAATTGCACATTTGAATGGATCTGAATTCATTGAGACACTAATTATTACATTACTATACCTCCTCATATACAAATAACCAAACACCTGAATTGGCTGCCCCATTACCATCGCCCATTACCTCGTGTTCAGGTCGCTTTGAACATTTGAGATCAGTGGGCGTTCATCTGGAGTCTGGAATCCTAATCACTGTTTGGATGTGAGGACGTGGAGTGGGATGGAGGTCTTGTTCCCAACTCAGTCATGCATAAGCTGGTCAATAACAACCTGATAATTATGGCCTTCCTGTAGCGTATAggtgctttctttttttaataacccATGTGGAATAAGGGGTATATTCTCATgatcacctctctctctctctctctctatctctctctctctctctctctctctctgtctctctctctctccccttagGACAGAGAGCCTCTGCGTGTTATTCCACTGAAAGAGGTTACTAAAGTTCAGGAGTGTAAACAAAGgtaagtggtgtgtgtgtgtgtgggtgtgttcagTCATGCTTGTTTTTcgtgtacgtgtgtgtgctcATTTGTGCGGAAATGTTggctttttttttggcttttagGCCCCGGCCCCTTTTCCTAATCACCCAAAACAAGCAACAACAAAAGACAGGGGTCTCAGAAAGGAAAATGTTGGGGATGGTGTGGGTTATCTGCCCAGAAAAcagacacacctacggacacttttgagtcgccaatccacctaccaacgtgtgtttttggagcatgggtgGAAACCGAAGCAACTGTGCGGCCCctgttaataatattataataattgtaTTTCCATGCTATTTAAATTTGAGACTTTCCTGGTTGTCACTAAATAACAGTTAATTAGTTATATAAAATTTATTGTTATTACCACATAAACAGTAAGTACGGGTTCactgtgggggtggggggtggtatCACCAAATGGCAAACCTCAGTGTGTCCAGGTCCTAACCAAGGTTCAACCTGCTGTAGGGTGTTCGAGCTAATGGTGGAAGAGTTGGTGACTAAAATTTCGGGAGaaaattttgtaaaattaaaagaaaatataatgacGGTTGTATGTTTCCAGTGATCTGATGATGAGGGACAATCTCTTTGAACTCGTCACTACCTCAAGGACCTTCTACATTCAGGTGAGAAAGCggccatttttacatttcattgtTGCAGGCTCTCTTCATCCAGTCAACTACAATAGCATAATGTATATATACCTGTAATGTTCCTCCCATTGTCATATATAATTGATATATACCTGCCTTTTAATGTAATTgatctttctccctctctctcagactgACAGTCCTGAGGAGATGCACAGCTGGATTAAAGCCATCTCTGGGGCGATAGTTGCCCAGCGTGGTCCGGGGCGCTCAGCTGCTTCGGTACGTTTTTTCCCCTTCTGACACCAATCCCCGGTCCCTGAAGCCCTATAGAGGTTATAACTCCACATCTCTGGGTTATAAGCAAGACACAGCATCTCCACCATCTTCACCCATTAGTTCCACAACTCCGTCATTTACAAACCCACAGTAGGTTATTAGTCCCTGCTTATTCTTACACAGAGGAGGTTTGTTCAGGTCCACATTAAAGCCAGTTCTGGcgccatttttttttaatgtgaacacaaaatgtaattaacattataaacaacctccttgtttctacactcactgtccactgtatcagctccactgaccacacaggtgtAGTCTGCAGTGTGGATACAATATTCAGAAATGTGTTGACATTTTGgtcagttctctctctttctctctctctctctctctccccctcttccctccctccttctacTTCCTCCTCTGTGTCTAATGGAACCTCTGCACTGTGTTGTTGCAGATGCGTCAGGCCCGAAGGTTTTCAAACCCTTGCATTCAGAGGTATACGTCCCGCAATGGCGAATGCAGCACGTACGTGTTGACAGCAATCCCCGGCCCCCAAACCCCACCCACTTTCTCTGTTTGTTTGCATCCCAGCCCTAGACCGTAACGGAGCAGTTATGTTTTTCGCTTCCCTGCTTCTTAACCCCGCCCAACAAACACCATCAAAGCAAACAaactgacaaaatgcaaaagcAATAACCCATGACCCTATCGTTCCCAGTTCTCCAGAAACTCCATGCTTTTAATCTGCCACATCCATCTATCTTACCATCCATTCATGCATCCATCAATTCATCTGACCTCCCACTGCTTCAGTGTTTCATCTGAAATAGATGAAGTAAACCTATGCTGCTGGAAGACATAGGTGTCCGAAAATTTGTTTACACCGTTTTGTTTCTTATATCACTGGAGATAGATATTAGATATTAGAGATAGAGAATTAGTTCTGGGCATAGAAGTCCAGACTTTGTTATAAAAACCCCAGAAACTCCAGTACTTTTAAAATAGTGTTTATTTCAACTAGAATCCCTATGGGTTTTCTAATGTTATGTTACCATTATGTGTACCACATGAACAAATATGTTGTCCATTACAGACTAACCACAGACAATTGAAACCTTCAAAAGACACTTGCATGTTTTCTCTGAAGCTGGCACACACCTCACATCTGCCAGTTAGAGTGAGAGTCTTTCAGTAAAGCTTGGCTAAACTAGAACAATCCGGTTGGTATCTAAAACCTGATGTAACCTTTGTTACGGCCATAGACATTATGGAAGGTCATcagtcattgttttttttaatatgttccCTCAACATTCTTCCATCTATCTCCTACTAGCAGTTCATGTTACACCGCATGTCAAACTGTTCTTCATTCAACTGCCTACTACTGTTTAATATTTGAActagattttatatttattaaagcaatagcatgttgaaaaataaaacatgacacAACTTTCTAGTTCAGAGGTCTTTAACCAGAGGTCTTTATCCAgattccaggccaggattttaaaatggctagCCAGCGTTATGCTATGCCTGGCCTGTCAAGTGCATTAGCAGTTGCAGCTATAGCGTCATACTGGCTGGCTATTTTAAAATCCCGGCCTGGATCCTGGATCCAAGCTCTGCATTTGCAGACCTCTGTTCTAGTTGGTAAAGACTGGCACTTGCTTCTGAATTCATGAGACTGATGTAGACTGGTGATAGTTGACTGATGGGTAACAAGAGCTATGACATCAGCATAAGCCTTGTATGATATCTGATGTAAGCCTACACTGACGTTAGTCAGTTTCCACCTTGTTGACAACTTCCACTAGAATAAATAGTTGTAGATGATTGGCCCGAATCCCTAGAAACTTATTAGAGAGGGCTTGCTAAAGGCtcattactgggtaagtacccCGGGAAGAAGGAATAGCTTAAATCCAGGAGAGGGAGCCTCTGCCCTGGCCTTGCCTCATTGTGGTACCATAAAAACAAGAAATCCAACCCAGGATGTAGAGCTTGAAGCTTAGGTTCAAGCAGCACAGACTGAGGCAAACCTATAGCCACATGACCCTCCTCCTCCCTTGGTTTTGGTCCTGAGTACAGACTGGAATGCTGTTAATGGGAGACACCTTGCAAAATTGCACTGATGGGTATAAAGGGCAGGAGAGAGTTGAGGAGAGCAGGAGGAAAGAAAGACACCCCGAGTTGAGATTTGGATTTGGTTAAAGAAGTAGTTTGGCTAGAAGACCCCATGATTCCTGCCTCCATGTCATCCTTCCGTGGGTGGCAGACAGCTGGCTACCAGAGTTTATGTAATTTTATGTCATTTCTCAATAAAGGCTTTTGCTGGTGTCATTGCTTCATGAATGTTGACCAGCGGTAAAGTGTCGCTAGCTATTACCTGACACTCAATAAGCATAGTGTACCTGAGATTAATTAATAGCTCTGGGTTACTAAAGCTAATGAAGAATTTTTTGATAAACCCAATGCATGGAAAATTGTATCAATCCTGATTTTTCAACAAATTATTGCATTGCAGGTACTTTTGTAGTATCCTTTTGTTTGACTTCTGCTGCTTTTTCCTTGTGTTAATTTGGCACTACCATGTCTTAAAAGATTGTTTTTGGTTAATGTCTCATTTCCTTTCTTTCTGTCATGTGTTGTTTACCTTTCAGCGAGTAAAATGTGACTAACATCCCTCCTGCTATTCCATCTGTACCTTGGCTAACGGCGTTGCACCTGCCACTGGTCATCCTCCTTATCAAAACATGGAAGCAATTTCTCTGTAGCTTTGGCCCTGATATGACTTCCGGCTGCTCTCCCAAAGCTTCTGCTGCCACTTCCACTGAGGCTGCCACTCCTAAAACCTTCTGCTGCCACTTCTAAAACCCTTCAGCTGCAACTTCCACTGAAGCTGCCACTCCTAAAACCTTCTGCTGTCACTTACACTGAGGCTTCCACCCCTTTTGCCTTTCTGAAGTAGCACCCAACATGCACCAGTTCTTTGATGGAATCTAatttctttccttccttccttccctccctctcccttttttttttgtctcctctTCTGATGGTTTCTGCAGGACCACAGGGAACCCACATCCACCTTCTACTGTGGTGGCTCATGCCCCTCAGGCCCAGAATCCCACTCCCCAACGAGCCCTCAGCATGGCCTGGGAGGGAGCAGAGCTCAGAAGCCTACTCCCAGGTGGCCCGCGCAGCCGCCTGTCTCTCCAGGAGGCCCCGCGCCTCCTTTTCAAGTGAGTAACATGGATGGCTCGTCGCCATGGGAACGGAGGAACGATGTGGTTCTCCAACGACCCGGCGTTTACGACGAGGGCGATGACTTGCAGGTTAGCCAGGTGTAAAAGACTTCCACAAAAAACGGGTCCTACAGTAAACAGCAAACCACAAAAGACCCCTTGCAAATGAGGTGTTTAATTATCTTTCATATTCAACAAAACACGTCATTTGAGCAGTGGTGCTAAAATGTCGGCACAGGACTGCGGATTGCCCGGGAGGAGGACGTGCAGCATAAAGGCAAAAGCCGACCCAAACTGAACTAACAAACCACAATCTAGTCACTAGCTGGGACATGATGCAATTTGCAGATTTGCTCAGAGGATTGTGGAATTCGGAGTTCTGTGAGCATGTCTCTCATTCGGACATGGCATTGGAGAGCTGCTGTTGAATAGACCTTTTTGTCTTTCGTTTTGAGCCTGAGGCCCATTACTAGTCCAACAGGGACAGACTTGATTTGCAGACGAAGAACTTGATTGCTCATATATTTAGAGTTGGATTGAGTGCTTTTATTTCTTGCCTTgtccttttctttttgtttctcttGGGGTACAATTAGGTCTTTTGTCTCCTGATGATGTCTCTTTCTTCCAGAGGCATTGTGTGGAATGGATTTGAATTGAATGGAATGGCACCTTGTGTGGGACTCAGAtattttcatcctgttcttttATAGGTTTTGACAGCTCAGTTCAGTAAGAGTTTCTTCAATAAACCAAAACAAATATGAGGTGATGCCACTACTTGTAAGATAAATCTAAATTGCTGTAGAgatgaatattatatatatttatgtacacACGTTTGAAAGAACCCTGTATTGCAGACCTGTGACAGTCAAAAATATGTGAACCTTTGCTTTCAGCATCTAGTAAGACCCCATTTTGTACACAGCTAAAGGCCTACTGTTATCTgttgatttttttcttctttaaccattctgggataaaacaagccatGTGCCAAGGATCACTGTCTTGTTGAATGGGTCCACGTTCTTTGGAGATTCCATTCAAGTACTGATGGCCATCACATTTTCCATTAGAAATCACTGATATAATTCAGAAGTCATTGCTCAGTCAAAAGTGGCAAGCAGTCCTGACCCAGATGCAGCAAAACAAGCCTAAACCATGATACTaccaccatgtttcacagaTGTTGTAATGCTGGAATGCATGTCTTCATATCTCATGTATACCAGAAAGTTCAAACCAAATATCTGTGTACAGGCTATGTCCATTTAATCTGTCTAAACATGGATTGTCCATGTGATTTTAGCAaaccacaaacaaacagcaattCAAGGCTATGTCTTTGCACCCATGCCATGCACAACATTGTTGTATGATGTTCTCTTAATGGTGGGCAATAATGTTAGCCAGTGTGAGAAAGGCTTTTATTTGGTTACTCTGATTTCTGTTCTGTCAACTATTACATGCTTTGCGCTTGGCCTTATCTTTGTTGGTCAGCTGCTTCTGGAGAGGGTAACTGGCCTTGAATTATCTCCGTCTGTACACAATCTGTTTGACTGTGGATTGGTGGTCCAAACTTTTTTGAGTTCGACATACGTCCACAAAGTTGTTGTAAAGATCAGAATCTGATAAATCTCTGGTCTTGGGATATAACAGGATGCCCATTCACACCCAATTATCCTATTGGTTGAAAACATCTGACTATAATTTCACCTTTAAATTAACTGCTAATCCCAGAGGTTCATATGATttttgccacacacacacttctgtaatATTGGATCATTTCCCATAATTAATAAAGGGCGAAGTGTAATTTATTTGTCTCTTGTGTTTTTATTGGGCTCTAATTCTTAGCTATTTGTACTTGTGGGAAAATCTGATGATGATTTAGGTCATGTTTATTCAGAATTATAATCAATGTCCAATGAAAAGTATGTCTctccaaaatattaactttacaggagaatgaaataggtttccaagtaattttggagcattactATTCGTCCATTCATCAGGAAATGTCACACGATATGGGGGACAGCTGTTGTGAAAATCGGCCAAAAAAATTGACATGTTTTCTTGGGACAGAGTTGGTGTATAATTTTAAAGGGTCTACACATTATCAAGCACCTGTTTATGTCACATACAGCATGATATACAGCTGCAGATACACTTTGCAGTGCAAGTAATAtacatttcatttccagtcattAAGATAATTATGTTGAAGTGGTTTGTTTTTCGTTTTAAAAATTAACTCGTTAACGACTCAACAACGCACCAAGTCGTTCACACTTTGTCCAGGACTCGCAAGGGATTGACCAGCCTAAGGACACCATACTCAATGCCAAGTATGGGCTGGAGGGGTTTAAATCTTACCAGTGTTCTTCTGATGAGTCATAGCAGGgtcattctttattttttgtttactgtggAGTCAGATCGGAGTGAGGTAATACTATGTAAATGTTGCGTTCAgagctgtcctgctgagcttgtgaacagcggagaaacgtaaccaGTAGTTACCAACATGCGTGGTGTCGCGACTAACACAGCCCCAGAACACAAAAAATCAGAGCATGTTCCCGTTTTATttccaattatttatttatatgaaacattgtaaatgacggtgtccagctccactgcacaATAACACTGTATTTGAGGCACTGGGCTCTTTTatgagttactgaacctcgaCATGCCGACGGACGACATCACGGTTCACACTGAAATATCTACTCTTTTTTGGTTCCAGTTGGCAATGAACTTTTCTGGAATGCGAACCAgcttatgttggtggaaacatgCCGATTGGTTCAAAATTTTGTTCACGAACTGGAACCATTCCAGTTtctcattggtggaaaagcgtTATAAACAGCAATGCAGCCTTCTTAGAAGTGGTGTCTACTAATTAATGATTGAACATATGGTGTATCTGCAACCCAAGGGTTGTTATAGGGCTAAAGGTGATTCCAAATTTTTGAACCATAGTATGATGACGAGCAGGTCATTGAATTATAGTGAACCCAACTAGTGTGACCAGGTTCATTCTGACAGTATTCTTTTTTGGTCTGTGACGATGGTGACCACTGCTGAAAGTGCCTTATCCCCAGCTCTGTGGACAAGACAGGGTGAGACTGCTCTTCCATCGGCTCTGTCCTGGAATCATGTACCGACTTGTCCTTCCATGAATCCTGTTGCACAATTCCCACCTCACGTGTCTGCATACCTTCCATGTGACGATGTCCTGGTGCTCAGGATTGCGTGCCTGACGTTCATAAGCCTTCACGTTATTTATTATGTTGAAATAAATCAGAGATTAAATTAATGTTtggttccactgaccacacaggagcacctCAATACTAGGGACCCCACAGGACCCCCCACAAAACGAGTATAGcctatgatttgagtggtgggtCATCCTAAgcagtgcagtgacactgatgtggtggtggtgtgttagcgcGTGTTGcgctggtaggagtggatcagataaACAAGTGCACCTCGactttttaaaccctgtgttcacttagtgtccactctgttaggcactcctacctcgttggtccaagTTGTAGATGAAGTCAGAACACAGTTTGTGGTGGGGGGCTAGGGGAGGGGGtcaaaacctccagcagcaactgctgtgtctgatccacacataccagtgcaacacacactaacacaccgccaccacgtcagtgtcactgctctaTGGGGTTCCTGTGGTGtacctgaccattaaagaacagtgtgaattggggctaacaatgtatgcagagcaacagatgaactagaGCCTGAaactgtagagctacaaagtgctttTGTCTGTTCAGTAGAGCTGATACAGGGGACATTGACttcagaaacaaggaggttgttATAATTTAAGAGCCAACAATAACTCTGTCCTAACATGGACGCAGGCTTTGAGTTGAGGAGTGTACAGACGTCCTTCCTAAAGAAATGTGATCAGATGTGCACATACTGCCCTCTTCTGGACACTACTCCTACTCTCCAGGACAAGCCAGGTACTAAAGTCTGGGGAGCTTTTTGTTTGTCACAAATCTGCTGGGCTGGTTTTGTCTTAGAATTTTCCTTTCACAATCCAAGAGGTCCAGTACACAGGACTGGCTCTGGGGTGGACAGTCCGTTGTTCTGAGGACACGGGTCAGCTTCTTGGTTTGATttttataaaaaacattttttatctatttaattttctcagtgtggggtTCTCAAGAGCTCCACAGCTTTTCAGACCCATGGACCTTTTGAGTGACTAGTTTGGGATCTTCCTGCAAATATTACCTATCCATTTCCGTCATTTTTTTCTGCAAGGTCAGCTTGGTTTCTACTGCAGCGCCCCCCAGAATTGTGAAACTTGTGGAAAGTCAACATCTGAAAGCTTTGAACTACCACTCAGATGCCActcatggatggatggactgtgGGCAGAAGAGTCTCCATGGGGTCTCCATCTATTATTCAGCCCAGCTGAAACGAGATGCTGTCTTGGATACGTCCCATGGTGCTGTGACTTATGATGTGCCTCTTGCAGAACTCCTGAAGAGTCTCACTGATCCAAGTTCCACCACAGAGCTCTTTCACCAAGAAGACAAAGTTGATCTGTCTCAGCAAAAGTTAGAATTAGCACATATttgactgaatttttttttcagaattcatACATTGTGTAAATAATATAGATCAATATTTGTGTACTTAGACATTCATTTCTAATGCCTACTCTTTTGGAAcctaataaaattttaaatccTGACTATAAACTTAACCCTGACATACCCTTCCCCAGAAATGGAGACTACATAACTGCAAAAACTGGTGTTGGAAACATGGTCCAGATATATGAAATCCTTTTCTTCACACTACAAAGAAAAGTCAGTGCAAATTCATGGAGAGAACTTCTTCAAACATCGTTCATGGACATCATGGAGTGTATGAAAACATTTGGAAGCTCCCTACAAACTGCACTTGACAGATTAAAAAAACTAATTCTTCTACACCCAGACAGTGCACTAAATGTTACAAAAGGGACATGAAACTGAAAGCCAAatgttaattgttttattatctgacatacaatgcactttttgaatggagaaactgttattttctgacctacattgtgcactacTTAATGTGGAGGAAGATATATGAGATTCAGTCCTAGTGTTTTGGTGGTATAATTGCAGagccacacacatacatctaGGCACAAGTATAAATACCCAAAATGGCATAAGGCACTTGCGCATACAGAAGTGTAGTATCTGCATTGATTCAACGTAGAATCATAAATCTGCCTTAAGTGTGAGCTCCAAAAGGTCAGAAGCTGCAGGACTGTCTCCCGTGAAACATTCTCCAacagcagtttacagcactgtttctgtcatttttctTCAGGTTtataacaatgttttttttgtggattTAGCAAAACAATGCCACCTGTGGAGTCATATCCAACGCAAATTTAAGGCTTTAGGGTTTTCGTACTTAGTAATAACATGAACACAGTCATTATTTAAGGTGATCTCTCAAGTCAGACTTACTGTGCTCATAGCCATTTGGGTTTAGTAGTGCACTTGAAAGACAAACTAGAGCTACAGCTTCCTTCAGCCCACATTTGCTGCACAACTTCAGTCACACACTGTCCAAAATCACTTGTCCATTTGTGATTCTCTGCATTAATCCAGAAGACTTGTTTGATAGTAAGTAGGTTTGATTAGCGTCCATTTTGgtgccctgtgtccactgacagTGGACTATAGGATGACCACAGTGCTGTTGAAAGGCAGGTATCCACTGATTGAAAAGACCAGGGCTTGGCTGTGTCCCGAGGATGGGATCCCAGTCTGATGTCTCTGGGTTCCTTGGCTGTCCACACTGTAGGTTAGCAACTGGCAGAGTCCTGTAACCATAACAACTTTAAAAGAAACAGGGACATGGCAGGTTCCAATTTGCATCACTG from Hoplias malabaricus isolate fHopMal1 chromosome 3, fHopMal1.hap1, whole genome shotgun sequence carries:
- the plekha1b gene encoding pleckstrin homology domain-containing family A member 1 isoform X4, producing the protein MPYVDRQNRICGFLDIEENENSGKFLRRYFILDTMEGSLVWYMDNPQNLPEGAPYVGSLKLTYISKVSDATKLRPKAEFCFVINAGMRKFYLQANDKQDLVEWIAVLNNATKITVPKPVDHNVQNPAEACVEALGAMKQVSYKTEIIGGVPIITPTQEKGEGQNGAERGALRKPQGQLPYYLSRANQDQSMVKAGFCVKQGAVMRNWKRRYFMLDDNSISYFKSDLDREPLRVIPLKEVTKVQECKQSDLMMRDNLFELVTTSRTFYIQTDSPEEMHSWIKAISGAIVAQRGPGRSAASRVKCD
- the plekha1b gene encoding pleckstrin homology domain-containing family A member 1 isoform X3, whose protein sequence is MPYVDRQNRICGFLDIEENENSGKFLRRYFILDTMEGSLVWYMDNPQNLPEGAPYVGSLKLTYISKVSDATKLRPKAEFCFVINAGMRKFYLQANDKQDLVEWIAVLNNATKITVPKPVDHNVQNPAEACVEALGAMKQVSYKTEIIGGVPIITPTQEKGEGQNGAERGALRKPQGQLPYYLSRANQDQSMVKAGFCVKQGAVMRNWKRRYFMLDDNSISYFKSDLDREPLRVIPLKEVTKVQECKQSDLMMRDNLFELVTTSRTFYIQTDSPEEMHSWIKAISGAIVAQRGPGRSAASMRQARRFSNPCIQRTTGNPHPPSTVVAHAPQAQNPTPQRALSMAWEGAELRSLLPGGPRSRLSLQEAPRLLFK
- the plekha1b gene encoding pleckstrin homology domain-containing family A member 1 isoform X2 → MPYVDRQNRICGFLDIEENENSGKFLRRYFILDTMEGSLVWYMDNPQNLPEGAPYVGSLKLTYISKVSDATKLRPKAEFCFVINAGMRKFYLQANDKQDLVEWIAVLNNATKITVPKPVDHNVQNPAEACVEALGAMKQVSYKTEIIGGVPIITPTQEKGEGQNGAERGALRKPQGQLPYYLSRANQDQSMVKAGFCVKQGAVMRNWKRRYFMLDDNSISYFKSDLDREPLRVIPLKEVTKVQECKQSDLMMRDNLFELVTTSRTFYIQTDSPEEMHSWIKAISGAIVAQRGPGRSAASMRQARRFSNPCIQRYTSRNGECSTTTGNPHPPSTVVAHAPQAQNPTPQRALSMAWEGAELRSLLPGGPRSRLSLQEAPRLLFK
- the plekha1b gene encoding pleckstrin homology domain-containing family A member 1 isoform X1, whose amino-acid sequence is MPYVDRQNRICGFLDIEENENSGKFLRRYFILDTMEGSLVWYMDNPQNLPEGAPYVGSLKLTYISKVSDATKLRPKAEFCFVINAGMRKFYLQANDKQDLVEWIAVLNNATKITVPKPVDHNVQNPAEACVEALGAMKQVSYKTEIIGGVPIITPTQEKGEGQNGAERGALRKPQGQLPYYLSRANQDQSMVKAGFCVKQGAVMRNWKRRYFMLDDNSISYFKSDLDREPLRVIPLKEVTKVQECKQSDLMMRDNLFELVTTSRTFYIQTDSPEEMHSWIKAISGAIVAQRGPGRSAASDHREPTSTFYCGGSCPSGPESHSPTSPQHGLGGSRAQKPTPRWPAQPPVSPGGPAPPFQVSNMDGSSPWERRNDVVLQRPGVYDEGDDLQVSQV